In a genomic window of Holophagaceae bacterium:
- the fbaA gene encoding class II fructose-bisphosphate aldolase, with protein MAVVNPKQYLKMLALAKDGRFAYPAFNVTSTETVNAVLLGLKQANSDGIVQISTGGAEFFSGLGVKNMAKGAIAMAEYVHLMAREYDVNVALHTDHCAPKYLGGFVLPLLVEAERRAAAGLGNLFNAHMFDGSELSLEENIRMSGELLKRCAAVNLILEMEIGVVGGEEDGHDTSGVGKEKLYTTPQDMVAVHQALSPIGTYMLAATFGNVHGVYKPGNVQLKPTILQDGQAAIAKACGGASVMLVFHGGSGSSLGEIHETLDYGVAKMNIDTDTQYAFTRPIADHMFKNYDGVLKVDGEVGNKKVYDPRTYLKKAEQGMADRVAQACQDLRSAGKSAGRGL; from the coding sequence ATGGCCGTGGTCAATCCCAAGCAGTACCTGAAGATGCTGGCACTCGCCAAGGACGGCCGCTTCGCCTATCCGGCCTTCAACGTGACCTCCACGGAGACCGTGAACGCCGTGCTGCTGGGCCTCAAGCAGGCGAATTCCGATGGCATCGTCCAGATCTCCACCGGCGGCGCGGAGTTCTTCAGCGGCCTGGGCGTGAAGAACATGGCCAAGGGCGCCATCGCCATGGCGGAATACGTGCATCTGATGGCGCGGGAATACGACGTGAACGTGGCCCTGCATACCGACCATTGCGCGCCCAAATACCTGGGCGGTTTCGTGCTGCCTCTTCTGGTGGAGGCCGAACGCCGCGCCGCCGCGGGCCTGGGCAACCTGTTCAACGCCCACATGTTCGATGGCAGCGAACTTTCACTCGAAGAAAACATCCGCATGTCAGGCGAGCTGCTTAAGCGCTGCGCCGCGGTCAATTTGATTCTGGAAATGGAAATAGGCGTGGTGGGCGGCGAGGAAGACGGCCACGACACCAGCGGCGTGGGCAAGGAAAAGCTCTACACCACGCCCCAGGACATGGTGGCGGTGCACCAGGCGCTTTCGCCCATCGGAACGTACATGCTCGCGGCGACCTTCGGCAACGTGCACGGTGTCTACAAACCCGGCAACGTCCAGCTCAAGCCCACCATCCTGCAGGATGGCCAGGCGGCCATCGCCAAGGCCTGCGGCGGCGCCTCGGTGATGCTGGTCTTCCATGGCGGTTCAGGATCGAGCCTCGGGGAAATCCACGAGACCCTGGACTACGGGGTCGCCAAGATGAACATCGACACCGACACGCAGTACGCCTTCACCCGGCCCATCGCCGACCACATGTTCAAGAACTATGACGGTGTGTTGAAGGTGGATGGCGAGGTGGGCAACAAGAAAGTCTATGACCCCCGCACCTACCTGAAGAAGGCAGAGCAGGGCATGGCCGACCGAGTGGCCCAGGCCTGCCAGGACCTGCGCAGCGCCGGAAAGAGCGCGGGGCGGGGGTTGTAG
- a CDS encoding OmpA family protein — MKRFALFFVALLSVLPAFAQADKPGSKDHPLVTRMQNMHIVTYRTNPFDKFSFKVGKGKDAAAIAEGRLFEIKYKINDKLEAPSPLAILRNHQSAFRAVGGSVLFEDNRYTTLKVAKGGMETWVQVDTAWGQGYMLTIVEKGAMAQEVVADAAAMGNDLKATGHIALYGIYFDTNKSEVKPDSKPALDEIAKLLKRDPGLKLKVVGHTDGTGSHDVNMKLSQARGEAVVQALVSQHGIAASRLKGYGVGPLAPIATNDTDEGRAKNRRVELVKQ; from the coding sequence ATGAAACGCTTCGCCCTTTTCTTCGTCGCGCTGCTCAGCGTCCTGCCCGCCTTTGCCCAGGCGGACAAGCCGGGGTCCAAGGACCACCCGCTCGTCACGCGCATGCAGAACATGCACATCGTGACCTACCGGACCAACCCCTTCGATAAGTTTTCCTTCAAGGTGGGCAAGGGGAAGGATGCAGCCGCCATCGCCGAAGGCCGGCTTTTTGAGATCAAGTACAAGATCAACGACAAGCTCGAGGCGCCGTCGCCCCTGGCCATCCTGCGCAACCACCAGTCGGCGTTCCGCGCCGTGGGCGGCAGCGTCCTGTTCGAGGACAACCGATACACCACGTTGAAGGTCGCCAAGGGAGGGATGGAAACCTGGGTGCAGGTCGATACGGCCTGGGGCCAGGGCTATATGTTGACCATCGTCGAAAAAGGCGCCATGGCCCAGGAGGTCGTCGCCGACGCCGCGGCCATGGGCAATGATCTGAAAGCCACTGGCCACATCGCTTTGTACGGCATCTACTTCGACACCAACAAGTCCGAAGTGAAGCCCGATTCCAAGCCGGCCCTGGATGAAATTGCCAAGCTCCTGAAGCGGGATCCGGGCCTCAAGCTGAAAGTCGTGGGGCACACCGATGGAACTGGTTCCCACGACGTCAACATGAAGCTCTCCCAGGCCCGGGGAGAGGCCGTCGTACAGGCCCTGGTCAGCCAGCACGGCATCGCCGCCTCGCGTCTGAAAGGCTATGGTGTGGGACCGCTCGCGCCCATCGCCACCAACGATACCGACGAAGGCCGCGCCAAGAACCGGAGGGTGGAGCTGGTGAAGCAGTAG
- a CDS encoding HD domain-containing protein: protein MKVNLHRALCSLTSALDFIGVDEVHHGKRVALMAAAVAAELGWDAAGRAEMLHAGLIHDCGVSRTREHKQLSETLEWEGAQEHCLRGEAFLLACPPLARFAPRILRHHTRWEELLKLPMDAADRDAANLIFLVDRVDSLVSPYYAGQTLKNEILWEYPKIVDRIASLGMRLFAPEFVEAFRRAAARESFWLAMDPSYIDSEVDDALGPEGGVELGTSDALAIAGLFARTIDAKSNYTHEHSTRVARIARHLAELDGFTGEILDKIEIAALLHDIGKLRMPEMIIDKPGELDVEERAVMMRHSYDTHHILRRVFPGEQIAEWASMHHENLLGTGYPFHRLARGIPREARLIAIADIFQALSQDRPYRGPLGCIQVFEEIEALQSDGCVDTEMVELLRANLEDCYSMAVD from the coding sequence ATGAAAGTCAATCTGCATCGCGCCCTCTGCTCGCTCACCAGCGCCCTGGACTTCATCGGCGTCGACGAAGTCCACCACGGCAAGCGGGTCGCGCTGATGGCCGCGGCGGTGGCGGCCGAGCTGGGCTGGGATGCCGCGGGCCGCGCCGAGATGCTGCATGCGGGGTTGATCCATGACTGCGGCGTGTCGCGCACCCGCGAGCACAAGCAATTGTCCGAGACCTTGGAATGGGAGGGCGCCCAGGAGCACTGCCTGCGCGGCGAGGCCTTCCTGCTGGCCTGCCCGCCGCTGGCCCGTTTCGCCCCGAGGATCCTGAGGCACCACACGCGCTGGGAGGAACTGCTCAAGCTGCCCATGGACGCCGCCGACCGGGATGCCGCCAACCTGATCTTCCTGGTGGACCGCGTCGACTCGCTGGTGTCCCCCTACTACGCTGGCCAGACGCTGAAGAACGAAATCCTGTGGGAGTATCCGAAGATCGTGGACCGCATCGCCAGCCTCGGCATGCGGCTCTTCGCGCCAGAATTCGTCGAGGCGTTCCGCCGCGCGGCCGCCCGGGAATCCTTCTGGCTGGCGATGGATCCGTCCTACATCGATTCGGAGGTCGACGACGCCCTGGGCCCGGAGGGCGGCGTCGAACTGGGCACCAGCGACGCGCTCGCCATTGCCGGGCTGTTCGCCCGCACCATCGACGCCAAGAGCAACTACACGCACGAACACTCCACGCGGGTCGCCCGCATCGCCCGCCATCTCGCGGAACTGGACGGCTTCACGGGCGAAATTCTCGACAAGATCGAGATCGCCGCCCTGCTCCACGACATCGGCAAGCTGCGCATGCCGGAGATGATCATCGACAAGCCCGGAGAGCTGGACGTGGAGGAGCGCGCCGTCATGATGCGCCACAGCTACGACACCCACCACATCCTCCGGCGCGTGTTTCCCGGCGAACAGATCGCGGAATGGGCGAGCATGCACCACGAAAACCTGCTGGGCACCGGCTATCCTTTCCACCGCCTGGCCCGGGGAATTCCGCGCGAGGCGCGCCTCATCGCCATCGCCGACATCTTCCAGGCCTTGTCCCAGGATCGCCCCTACCGCGGCCCCCTTGGCTGCATTCAGGTCTTCGAGGAGATCGAGGCGCTCCAATCCGATGGCTGCGTGGACACCGAAATGGTGGAGCTGCTCCGTGCGAATCTGGAAGATTGTTATTCGATGGCCGTGGATTAG
- a CDS encoding PAAR domain-containing protein: MTADVQVSLTFPAGKSPKVFTRGWVFGARCLVNPGTKEQLDISDEVRWKGTGTFVPDHGPRSRPVFNAPGTNRITLYFEEEGKVVFEKTFTVEAVDPAGYARVTDKASCPADYHACPACPHPVIGPITSGSPTVFIDGYSAARVGDVGIHAPCCGKNQFVITQGDPAVLIDGKPAARRGDRTQHCGGVGKIIDAAKKR, from the coding sequence ATGACCGCCGATGTGCAGGTTTCGCTTACCTTCCCGGCGGGAAAAAGCCCCAAGGTGTTCACCAGGGGATGGGTTTTCGGCGCGCGCTGCCTGGTCAATCCCGGCACCAAGGAGCAATTGGACATCTCGGATGAAGTCCGCTGGAAGGGCACCGGCACCTTCGTTCCAGACCACGGTCCCAGGAGCCGGCCGGTATTCAACGCGCCGGGAACGAACCGGATTACCCTCTATTTCGAGGAAGAGGGAAAGGTGGTTTTCGAGAAGACCTTCACAGTGGAGGCCGTAGACCCCGCCGGCTACGCGCGGGTGACCGACAAGGCCTCGTGTCCCGCGGATTACCACGCTTGTCCGGCTTGTCCCCATCCCGTGATCGGACCCATCACATCAGGAAGCCCAACAGTGTTCATCGACGGGTATTCCGCGGCCCGGGTGGGCGATGTGGGCATCCATGCCCCATGCTGCGGAAAGAACCAGTTCGTGATCACCCAGGGGGACCCGGCGGTCCTCATCGATGGGAAACCTGCGGCACGGCGCGGAGACCGCACCCAGCACTGCGGCGGCGTGGGCAAAATCATCGATGCGGCCAAGAAACGCTAG
- a CDS encoding class I fructose-bisphosphate aldolase, whose amino-acid sequence MATARVKEILSWYSSENPGVKANLARLMNHGRLAGTGKFVILPVDQGFEHGPARSFAPNAPGYDPRYHVELAIEAGCNAYAAPLGFIEHVASDYAGEIPLILKLNNSDSLSKGIEPCSAVTGSVEDALRLGCAAIGYTIYPGSGDRNIQYETLRELILEAKSVGLPSVVWSYPRGSGLSKEGETAVDVAGYAAQIAAQLGAHIIKIKPPKKHLEGKEAAAAFEKAGIPIETLADRVREVIRSAFHGRRIVIFSGGEAKGTEEVLAEVREIAEGGAFGSIMGRNAFQRPRAEAIELLHAVMEIHAKLGG is encoded by the coding sequence ATGGCCACCGCCCGCGTGAAGGAAATCCTTTCCTGGTATTCGTCGGAAAATCCTGGCGTGAAGGCGAACCTGGCGCGACTCATGAACCATGGGAGGCTAGCAGGCACGGGCAAGTTCGTGATCCTGCCGGTGGATCAGGGCTTTGAACACGGGCCCGCGCGTTCCTTCGCGCCCAATGCGCCGGGCTATGACCCCCGCTACCACGTGGAACTGGCCATCGAAGCGGGCTGCAACGCCTACGCGGCGCCGCTCGGATTCATCGAACATGTCGCCTCGGATTACGCGGGAGAGATTCCGCTGATCCTGAAATTGAACAATTCCGATTCGCTCTCCAAAGGCATCGAGCCCTGCAGCGCCGTCACGGGCTCGGTGGAAGATGCCTTGAGGCTGGGCTGCGCCGCCATCGGCTACACCATCTATCCCGGCAGCGGGGACCGCAACATTCAGTACGAGACATTGCGGGAACTGATCCTGGAGGCCAAGTCGGTGGGCCTGCCGAGCGTGGTGTGGTCCTATCCGCGGGGCTCAGGGCTCAGCAAGGAAGGCGAAACCGCCGTGGACGTGGCGGGCTACGCGGCGCAGATCGCCGCCCAGTTGGGCGCGCACATCATCAAGATCAAGCCGCCGAAAAAGCATCTGGAAGGGAAGGAAGCCGCCGCGGCTTTCGAGAAGGCGGGCATTCCCATCGAAACCCTGGCGGACCGCGTGCGCGAAGTGATCCGCAGCGCCTTCCACGGCCGGCGGATTGTGATTTTCAGCGGCGGCGAGGCCAAGGGCACCGAAGAAGTGCTGGCGGAAGTCCGGGAGATCGCCGAGGGTGGAGCATTTGGCAGCATTATGGGGCGCAACGCCTTCCAGCGGCCCCGGGCCGAGGCCATCGAGCTGCTGCACGCGGTCATGGAAATCCACGCGAAGCTGGGTGGGTGA
- a CDS encoding DUF1857 family protein, with amino-acid sequence MYAISVSMAVNPPGVKPLLTLGELWRGLEVKAEDPVPFVPGMESCKIVSRTDDGFIREVVVRGNTFQEALTFTPPVQILYKRMKGEDSGWIMNTLSEGPAGFLLTYTIALSFTGVWPGSDEEKQKGDEVLFNYANALRQTLESIRSRMAEGTL; translated from the coding sequence ATGTATGCGATTTCGGTATCCATGGCAGTGAATCCTCCGGGTGTGAAGCCGCTGCTCACGCTGGGAGAGCTTTGGCGGGGGCTGGAAGTGAAGGCCGAAGATCCGGTGCCCTTCGTCCCCGGCATGGAGTCCTGCAAAATCGTGAGCCGCACCGACGATGGCTTCATCCGGGAGGTGGTGGTGCGAGGCAACACCTTCCAGGAGGCCCTGACCTTCACGCCGCCGGTGCAGATCCTGTACAAACGGATGAAGGGCGAGGACAGCGGCTGGATCATGAACACCCTCAGCGAAGGACCCGCCGGATTCCTGCTGACCTATACCATCGCGCTGAGTTTCACGGGCGTCTGGCCGGGCTCCGATGAGGAAAAACAGAAGGGCGACGAGGTCCTCTTCAACTACGCCAATGCCCTGCGCCAGACGCTGGAATCCATACGATCGAGAATGGCCGAGGGGACGCTGTGA
- a CDS encoding Bax inhibitor-1/YccA family protein, whose translation MADPQQRSLLSSDASVWDRIGTDSLSRRAFLGLIGGLTFYGLALNAALAAWAMQIKFQPGLLLMLLLALGLPMAGIFVASRAKSVPVALLGYHLLLIPMGLILGPILTVYISIGGMALVTRALMLTGCAVGVMTLLGLSYPNIFAKLGGVLFASLLALVVLRLVSMFVPSLAAAGWIDWLAAGIFTLYIGYDCHRALSIPATGRNAVDVSISLYLDIYNLFLTILRLLSRRD comes from the coding sequence ATGGCCGACCCTCAGCAACGTTCACTTCTCTCCTCCGACGCCAGCGTCTGGGACCGCATCGGAACCGACTCCCTGTCGCGCCGGGCCTTCCTGGGACTCATCGGCGGGCTCACGTTCTACGGGCTGGCGCTCAATGCCGCGCTGGCCGCCTGGGCCATGCAGATCAAGTTCCAGCCTGGACTCCTGCTGATGCTATTGCTGGCCCTGGGACTGCCCATGGCGGGCATCTTCGTCGCCAGCCGCGCCAAATCAGTGCCCGTGGCCCTGCTGGGCTACCACCTGTTGCTCATTCCCATGGGCCTGATCCTGGGACCGATCCTCACGGTTTACATCAGCATCGGCGGGATGGCGCTGGTGACGCGGGCCTTGATGCTCACGGGCTGCGCAGTGGGCGTGATGACGCTGCTGGGCCTGAGCTACCCGAACATCTTCGCGAAGCTGGGCGGAGTGCTTTTCGCATCCTTGCTCGCGCTCGTGGTGTTGCGCCTGGTTTCCATGTTCGTGCCTTCCCTCGCGGCGGCCGGATGGATCGACTGGCTGGCGGCGGGCATTTTCACGCTCTACATCGGCTACGACTGCCATCGCGCCCTGAGCATCCCAGCCACCGGAAGGAATGCCGTAGATGTGTCCATCAGCCTCTACCTGGACATCTACAACCTCTTCCTCACCATCCTGCGGCTGCTCAGCCGAAGGGACTGA
- a CDS encoding metal-dependent phosphohydrolase, with the protein MTRDEAWQLLCDWTPSEKLRVHARAVELVMRDLGAGLGADAEPFGIAGLLHDADYDQWPEEHPKRIVAWLEARGEAAVAHAVSAHYTRWGVSYDSLLDKALIASDEITGFCMACALVRPTRTEGLEPRSVKKKLKDKSFAAGVDRAEVAEGLRMLMDAAGGTEDGHLARIIAVLHAHREELGLMPQGLP; encoded by the coding sequence ATCACCCGAGATGAAGCTTGGCAACTGCTGTGCGACTGGACGCCCTCCGAAAAACTGCGGGTCCATGCCCGGGCCGTGGAGCTGGTGATGCGGGATCTGGGCGCCGGGCTCGGCGCCGATGCCGAGCCCTTCGGCATCGCGGGCCTGCTGCACGACGCGGACTATGACCAGTGGCCCGAGGAACATCCAAAACGCATCGTGGCCTGGCTGGAAGCGCGGGGCGAAGCCGCCGTCGCCCATGCCGTCAGCGCGCACTACACCCGCTGGGGAGTGAGCTACGACTCGCTGCTGGACAAGGCGCTCATCGCCTCTGATGAAATCACCGGATTCTGCATGGCCTGCGCCCTGGTGCGGCCCACCCGCACCGAGGGTCTGGAGCCGCGGTCGGTGAAGAAGAAACTGAAGGACAAAAGCTTCGCAGCGGGCGTGGACCGGGCCGAGGTCGCCGAAGGCCTCCGCATGCTCATGGACGCAGCGGGCGGAACCGAGGACGGGCACCTGGCCCGCATCATCGCCGTGCTGCACGCGCACCGCGAGGAGCTCGGCCTGATGCCGCAGGGGTTACCATAG
- a CDS encoding tRNA pseudouridine(38-40) synthase TruA encodes MKPRPGGPPKGFPPSPKTGQDHRRAGSLPKPQRGPRPAQEATAFRLLIEYDGGRFAGWQKQGPKQTAAGVRTVAGILEKILHDAGCDALALMGSGRTDAGVHALGQVAHLHLAAKAAPKSHELQRLFNDALPHDLAVREVRPCSSAFHARHDAMERSYLYQISRRRSAFAKPYIWWVKRPLDPRSLLAAWGAFQGNHDFGAFADLEPGEAPMVQVRACEAAESGSLVLLRITATHFLRSQVRRMVGAAVSCALGDEDPARILADLNAPTEEANLRWGRLAAPAAGLFLERVRYSGDPETGALRPVIPVY; translated from the coding sequence GTGAAGCCCAGGCCGGGCGGACCGCCAAAAGGATTCCCGCCATCCCCCAAAACCGGTCAGGACCACCGCCGTGCGGGCAGCCTGCCAAAGCCCCAGCGGGGACCGAGGCCTGCCCAGGAGGCCACGGCCTTCCGCCTGCTCATCGAGTACGATGGCGGCCGCTTCGCCGGTTGGCAGAAGCAGGGGCCCAAGCAGACCGCCGCGGGCGTCCGCACTGTGGCGGGCATTCTCGAAAAAATCCTCCATGACGCCGGTTGCGACGCGCTGGCGCTGATGGGATCGGGCCGCACCGATGCCGGCGTGCACGCGCTCGGCCAGGTGGCCCACCTGCATCTGGCGGCCAAGGCCGCGCCCAAGTCCCATGAACTGCAGCGCCTCTTCAATGATGCCCTGCCCCACGATCTCGCGGTCCGGGAGGTGCGGCCCTGCTCCAGCGCCTTCCACGCCCGCCACGACGCCATGGAACGCAGCTACCTCTACCAGATCAGCCGCCGCCGCAGCGCCTTCGCGAAGCCCTACATCTGGTGGGTGAAGCGCCCTCTGGATCCCCGCAGCCTCCTGGCGGCCTGGGGCGCATTCCAGGGCAACCACGATTTCGGAGCCTTCGCGGACCTGGAACCCGGGGAAGCGCCGATGGTCCAGGTCCGGGCCTGCGAAGCCGCGGAATCCGGTTCGCTCGTCCTGCTGCGAATAACCGCCACCCACTTCCTCCGCAGCCAGGTGCGCCGCATGGTGGGCGCAGCGGTCTCCTGCGCGCTGGGAGATGAAGATCCCGCGCGCATCCTCGCGGACCTGAACGCACCCACCGAAGAAGCCAACCTCCGCTGGGGCAGGCTCGCTGCCCCCGCCGCGGGCCTCTTCCTGGAGCGGGTCCGCTATTCCGGAGATCCGGAGACTGGCGCATTGAGGCCGGTGATTCCGGTTTATTGA
- a CDS encoding response regulator, producing the protein MAQKILLVEDDPINVKFIEVVLTRMGGYEVIVSEDVEEILALAKGGTLAGIIMDISLARSSYQGKKVDGIFITKLIKADPESAKIPVLMATAHAMYGDREKFLAETGAEGYLSKPIHDPDSFLREVQSVVTKP; encoded by the coding sequence ATGGCTCAGAAAATTCTGCTGGTCGAGGACGACCCGATCAACGTCAAGTTCATCGAGGTTGTTCTGACCCGCATGGGCGGTTACGAAGTGATCGTCAGCGAGGATGTGGAAGAAATCCTGGCCCTGGCCAAAGGCGGCACGCTGGCCGGGATCATCATGGACATCAGCCTCGCCCGGAGCAGCTACCAGGGCAAGAAGGTGGATGGGATCTTCATCACCAAGCTGATCAAAGCCGATCCCGAATCCGCCAAGATCCCCGTGCTGATGGCTACGGCCCATGCCATGTACGGCGATCGGGAGAAATTCCTCGCCGAAACAGGCGCCGAGGGCTACCTGTCCAAGCCAATCCACGATCCCGATTCCTTTCTCCGGGAAGTGCAAAGCGTGGTCACCAAGCCGTGA
- a CDS encoding PHP domain-containing protein has translation MLDLHCHSLFSDGTDSPEELVRMGVEAGLAALALTDHDTLDGLPRFLGQQPSVKTRLIPGIELSCRFLGRSLHVLGLFLDPQDATLRKRLVDLRQRREDRNLRMVGKLQSMGVSITWELVQAQAPTALVARPHFAKALVACGAASSPPDAFQRYVGDHAPGYVEREELETSEAIRWIWEAGGIPLVAHPGRFGRGFIWNEAMPKLQKQGMAGFEAFYGDYSPSEQIYFNALAARLGMARSGGSDYHGANKPGLKLGTGWGGLRVPAELLAELEIARDNGF, from the coding sequence ATGCTCGACCTCCACTGCCACTCGCTCTTCTCCGACGGCACTGATAGCCCGGAGGAACTGGTGCGCATGGGCGTGGAAGCCGGCCTCGCGGCCCTGGCGCTCACGGACCACGACACCCTCGATGGCCTGCCCCGGTTCCTGGGGCAGCAGCCCTCGGTGAAAACCAGGCTGATCCCAGGCATCGAGCTGAGCTGCCGTTTCCTGGGACGCTCGCTCCACGTGCTGGGCCTTTTCCTGGACCCCCAGGACGCTACGCTCCGGAAACGCCTAGTGGATCTGCGCCAGCGCCGGGAAGACCGCAACCTGCGCATGGTGGGCAAGCTCCAGTCCATGGGCGTTTCCATCACCTGGGAGCTGGTCCAGGCCCAGGCCCCGACGGCCCTGGTCGCCCGCCCCCATTTCGCCAAGGCGCTGGTGGCGTGCGGCGCGGCCAGTTCGCCGCCGGACGCCTTCCAGCGCTATGTGGGCGACCACGCGCCAGGCTACGTCGAGCGGGAGGAATTGGAAACGTCCGAAGCCATCCGCTGGATCTGGGAAGCGGGCGGCATCCCCCTGGTGGCCCATCCTGGACGCTTTGGCCGCGGATTCATCTGGAATGAAGCCATGCCGAAACTCCAGAAGCAAGGCATGGCCGGATTCGAGGCTTTTTATGGCGATTACAGCCCCTCCGAGCAGATCTACTTCAATGCCCTGGCCGCGCGGCTCGGCATGGCCAGGAGCGGCGGCAGCGACTACCATGGCGCGAACAAGCCCGGTCTGAAACTCGGCACAGGATGGGGCGGGTTGAGGGTTCCGGCTGAATTGTTGGCGGAATTGGAAATCGCCCGTGATAATGGTTTTTAA
- a CDS encoding glycosyltransferase, translated as MKTVVLVAYFSILTILSIYGAHRLWMLLLYYRHKKDVPQPKGDAGYLPMVTVQLAVFNEMNVVERLVDYVTAMDWPKEKLEIQLLDDSTDDTVKFAEAVCAKYKLLGFDIHYIHRTDRTGFKAGALANGLKTAKGEVVAMFDADFLPTADFLRKAVPHFADDKVAFVQGCWAHMNRDFSLLTQVQGILLDGHFIFEHTARHRSNAFFNFSGTAGMWRVAAIADAGGWQHDTITEDADLSYRAQLKGWKGVYLKDLVVPAELPVDVNAFKSQQHRWAKGNAQVIRKLMKTIWMSDESLHTKLECWFHLTANCNYLLMVILAVIMVPCMVLRAGTPWYVLLATDGPFFLLNAVSVGLYFGLSQKELTDNSGWTKRLKYIPALMSLGIGLAMNQTKAVLEGFFTDDKEFKRTPKLGMDAEGKTLSKHAYKVPKSLVTFLEAAFALYYLAAVIFSVMIQKWASVPFLVLFFNGFAYMSIFSLMDVQLFRRLALEELEDERKASSLIQ; from the coding sequence CTGAAGACTGTCGTCCTCGTCGCCTACTTTTCGATCCTGACGATCCTCAGCATCTACGGCGCCCACCGCCTGTGGATGCTGCTGCTCTATTACCGCCATAAGAAAGATGTGCCCCAGCCCAAGGGCGATGCCGGTTATCTCCCCATGGTCACCGTGCAATTGGCGGTGTTCAACGAGATGAATGTGGTGGAACGCCTGGTGGACTACGTCACCGCCATGGATTGGCCCAAGGAGAAACTGGAGATCCAGCTGCTGGACGATTCCACCGACGACACCGTCAAGTTCGCCGAGGCGGTCTGCGCCAAGTACAAGCTGCTGGGCTTCGACATCCATTACATCCATCGCACGGACCGCACGGGGTTCAAGGCCGGCGCCCTCGCCAATGGCCTGAAAACCGCCAAGGGCGAGGTTGTCGCCATGTTCGACGCGGATTTCCTGCCCACGGCGGACTTCCTCCGCAAGGCGGTGCCCCATTTCGCCGATGACAAGGTGGCCTTCGTGCAGGGCTGCTGGGCGCACATGAACCGGGACTTCAGCCTGCTGACCCAAGTGCAGGGCATCCTGCTCGACGGCCACTTCATTTTCGAACACACCGCGCGGCACCGCTCGAACGCCTTCTTCAACTTCTCCGGCACGGCAGGCATGTGGCGCGTTGCGGCCATCGCCGACGCCGGCGGCTGGCAGCACGACACCATCACCGAGGACGCCGACCTCAGCTACCGCGCCCAGCTCAAAGGCTGGAAGGGCGTCTACCTCAAGGATCTGGTCGTCCCCGCCGAACTGCCCGTGGACGTGAACGCCTTCAAGAGCCAGCAGCACCGCTGGGCCAAGGGCAATGCCCAGGTCATCCGCAAGCTCATGAAGACCATCTGGATGAGCGACGAGAGCCTGCACACGAAGCTGGAATGCTGGTTCCACCTCACAGCCAACTGCAATTACCTCCTGATGGTCATCCTCGCGGTCATCATGGTGCCGTGCATGGTCCTGCGGGCCGGAACGCCCTGGTACGTGCTGCTGGCCACCGACGGGCCCTTCTTCCTGCTGAACGCCGTGAGCGTCGGCCTTTATTTCGGCCTTTCCCAGAAGGAACTCACGGACAACAGCGGCTGGACCAAGCGGCTGAAGTACATCCCCGCCCTGATGAGCCTGGGCATCGGCCTGGCCATGAACCAGACCAAGGCCGTGCTGGAAGGCTTCTTCACCGACGACAAGGAATTCAAGCGCACGCCGAAACTGGGCATGGACGCCGAAGGCAAGACCCTGAGCAAGCACGCCTACAAGGTGCCCAAGAGCCTGGTCACCTTCCTGGAAGCCGCCTTCGCTCTGTACTACCTCGCGGCCGTCATTTTCTCCGTGATGATCCAAAAATGGGCCTCCGTCCCGTTCCTGGTGCTCTTCTTCAACGGCTTCGCCTACATGAGCATCTTCTCGCTGATGGATGTCCAGCTGTTCCGGCGATTGGCCCTGGAAGAACTGGAAGACGAACGGAAAGCATCCTCCCTCATCCAGTAG